The sequence CGTTCGTCGTCAAGCCGATTTTTTTTCCGGGAAGCGACATCGGCGCGCTCGCGGTGAATGGCACCGTGAACGATCTTGCGATGAGCGGCGCGCGTCCGATCTATCTCAGTGCGGGATTCATTCTCGAAGAAGGGTTTGCGCTCGACGATTTGACGCGTGTGGTGTACTCGATGGCGGAGGCAGCGAAACGCGCGGGCGTGCAAATCATAACCGGCGATACCAAAGTCGTCGAAGAAGGACACGGCGACGGCATCTATATCAACACGGCGGGCATCGGCATCGCGCCAAATGGCGTGAACATCGCGGCGGCAAACGCGCGCGCGGGCGACGCGATTATTTTGAGCGGCGCGATTGGTTTGCACGGCATCGCGATTCTTTCGCAACGCGAGGGCTTACGCTTCGATTCCGAAATCGTGAGCGACTGCGCGCCGCTGCACGACCTGGTTGCGGCGATGCTCGCGGTCACCCAAGACATTCATACCTTGCGCGATCCGACGCGCGGCGGAATCGCGAGCGCGCTCAACGAAATCGCAGAGGCGGCGAAAATTGGCATTGAGATTGACGAGCGCGCGATAGCCGTGCCGCGCGATGTGGCGTCCGCATGCGAGATGCTTGGTCTCGATCCGTTCTACGTCGCGAACGAAGGCAAGTTGATTGCGTTCGCGCCGAGTGAGATCGCGCCGCGCGTCGTCGCCGCGCTGCGCGCGCATCCGTTGGGGCGCGATGCGGCGATCATCGGACGCGCCGTCACAGCGCATCCTGGGATGGTTGTCGCGCGTACTTCCATCGGCGCGACGCGGGTTGTGGATATGATGATCGGCGAGCAATTGCCGCGCATTTGTTGAAGCGGGATCGGGCATTTGAACAGATTGGTAAAACCTGGTTGTTTTGATGATGCGGATTTTAGGTGGTCGTCTTGGCGCGCAAAGCCAGGTTCAATCCACCGAGGATGACAAGTACTGCGCCGATACCCCAACAGACACTGATCCATGCGGAGGAGCCGAGTTGAGTTTCGAGTGCCGTGACAGCCACCGGTGCGTGGCGCGTGCTCTTGCCGTTGGTCTCAACGTCCTCCAGTTGATAATAGTACGTTTGTCCCGGTTGAACGTCGTTCAAGTATTGGTAGGTACCGCCGATCACCAGATTGTCGGAAGCCGGAATCAGTTGCGCGTTGATGCGCGTGTACGGACCCTCAGCACGATTACTGCGATAGAGATTGAAGCCAGCGATATGAATTTCGCTGACGGTTTTCCACATCAACACCACGCGACTCGTCGTGCCTTCGCGTGCAACGCGCGCATCGAACGAAGAAAGTGTGACTGCCGCTTGCGCACTGGTTGTACACAAAGCAAGAGACGCGAACAGCGCGATAGCCAGCGCAAGCAAACCGGATCGCCATCCATGTATTTCCATTATGCGCCTCCTTCCTGATATGAGCGTAGAGACGTTGCCAATGCAACGTCTCTACATTGAGAATCTTGCGGGGAATTATGTCATGCCTAGTTCGACTTGCGACGCGCCAAGTACCCTGCTCCACTCAACAAGGTGATGACGCCGAGACCTAACCCGAGGAGCATCACCGTGTCATTCGCCGTGCCCTCCGCCCCAAAGGTCGAGAGTGTGACTGCGGTTGGCGAACCGGGCGCACCACCAATTGCAAACGGCGAGAACTCTGTTACCCCTGGCAATTCCACATAACTGCCATTTGCATCGCTCCCGTTCGTATACGTCCCCGTCAACCGTACCCACGCCGTACCATTGCAATGATAGATTGCAATTTCCGCTGGATTGGTATTGCCGTTCAACTCGTTGTTGTTATAGTAGAGGCGCAATGTCGCCGCGCCCCCAAGCGTGGTCGGCGTGATGTTAAAGTGCCGCAACACTGGCGCGCCTCCCAATGTCACACCGCCGCACGAGACCGACGCAGGTGATTGATTCAGTGTCACCGTGAGATTCGTCGCGCCAAAATTCGCGCCGCTCGTTTGGGTGACCGTCGCCGCAACCAGATTCTGTGAGTGGTTGAAGCTGACTGCCGCACCGTTCGTGATGCTTTGCGCTGGCGCCTCGCGACGGAGCGCACCGGTCACAGTCAGCGAAGTGCAACCCGCGCCACCACTCACCGCGACGAAATCATCGGTTGTGTCCAAGAGCGTCCCCGCATTGATCGTCACGCGGCAGAAGGTTTCGGTGCTACCTGCGCCAGCGCGACTCAATGTCGCCGTACCATTTCTCGCAAAGACCACTGTCCCACCAGAGTGTGTGAAAGTACCACTCGAAGAATGCGTCCAATCACCATTTACCGTTAATGGGTTCAGCGTTGAGTTGGTTAGAGCAAAGTTCGCGGTGCCGGACAGAATGAGGTTTCCGTTCACGGTGCGCGGCGCACCTTGGGTCCAAGTTTTGTTGCCACTGCCGCTGAAAGTGAGGTTATTGTAGTTGCGATCAGTCACTGCCTGATTACCGGCGTTGTAGTATTCGACAGTGCCGTTTGTTTCCAGACTAGTGAGATTCCACTGCCCACTACTATTGGTCTGAAAGG is a genomic window of Chloroflexota bacterium containing:
- the hypE gene encoding hydrogenase expression/formation protein HypE, coding for MITLQCPLPLRDYPNIVMGHGGGGKLSHDLVQHLFAPAFDNALLAPLNDQAVFAVEGARLAFTTDSFVVKPIFFPGSDIGALAVNGTVNDLAMSGARPIYLSAGFILEEGFALDDLTRVVYSMAEAAKRAGVQIITGDTKVVEEGHGDGIYINTAGIGIAPNGVNIAAANARAGDAIILSGAIGLHGIAILSQREGLRFDSEIVSDCAPLHDLVAAMLAVTQDIHTLRDPTRGGIASALNEIAEAAKIGIEIDERAIAVPRDVASACEMLGLDPFYVANEGKLIAFAPSEIAPRVVAALRAHPLGRDAAIIGRAVTAHPGMVVARTSIGATRVVDMMIGEQLPRIC